Within Pelotomaculum schinkii, the genomic segment ATTCGCCCAAACAGTCATGCAGGCCCGGAATGTCCGTTTCATAATCGGTAATGAAGATTTCCTCATACCGTACTCCATCCACATGAATCCGTTTTAGAAGGGCCTGCACTTCTTCGGTGGTAGCGGGGAGCTTTAAAAACTCCCCGTCCAAATGCCCCTCGTTATATCTCCCAAGGTTGGTAACATAGGCTTCAAGCATGGTCTTTCGCCCGGCCCTGTCCCTTGACTGTCAAGATACCATCCAGAGTGGTAGCCGTAATGTTCAGCCGTCCGGCTATGGCAATGTCGTTTTTCATATCCTCGTTCATGCCGTTGCCGCAGACAACCACCACATGGGAACGGCGTAAAAGGTCGCGGCTCATATCAATACCGCTTTTGTGTTCCTCCGGGATCGCGTCATTGAGAAATAACGGGAGATACAGGAGAGGGCAAACAGGGGAAAAGCCCGCTTCGTATACCGCCCGGCAATACCGCGCCGCTTTTTTGGTATCGGCGGTATGGTCGCCGCTCCATGCGGCTGTGATGTATGCTAAAGGTCGTTTCATTATTTTAAGTACCTCCGTTCTTGTTGCGCTGAATTTGTCAACCTATCCCCCCGCCCTTTCCACGCTTGGAAAGGGAGCGGCTCAAAGGAATATATCCCCGTCGCTTGACCGACTAAAAGCACAACCGGGAGAAGCCTGTCAAGAGTGCGAAGCACCGCCTACGGCGGCAAGCTCTTGACAGACTTTCCCGGTTATGCTATCCCGTATATGGCGACGGGGAATATATTATATCCTTTGAGCTTCGGGGCGCGGGGCAGCGCCCCGCAAAACCCTATCGGGTCAACTTGGCCCGATGTTACTTTTCCTGTTCGGCCTGTTTTTCCGGCTTGGCAATATCCTTCTGCTGGCCTTTCCATTCGTCCAACAGCTTGATAATGGTGTCCTTCATTTCGCGGGGTGTTTTGTCCTTGCCAAAATACTGGCTCAATTCCTGACTGGAAATAATCACTTTGTCTGCCTCCTTTTTTTCTTCCAACATAATACCGTCAATCACATCGGCATTTAAAATGCCTTTTCCGTCAAGCTCCCGCATCCGCTGTGCCTGTGACAGCGACGGGGCTGACTGCTGGCCTTCAATGGCAACGGCGATATACCGCTGATTTTTGGGCTTGATATATGCCATTTCCACGGCGGGAGTGAACGCGATTTTTTTCTCGTCCACCATTTTCATCAGGTCAGGTACGAGGTCGTTGAGCTTGATATACCGCTGCACCTGCTTGACCGTCATTTTGTTGCGCTCGGCCACAACCTGATTGGAGCGTTGCCCGTTTTCCAACTTCGGGGCATCTTGGCCCGAAGTGGACAGATCGGCGCGCGCACCCTGACGCTTGATAGCCTCCAACTGCATTTTCAAGGCTTTGGCCCGTTCACTTGGCAGGATATTTTCACGCTGGTTGGTGTTGTCCTCCACCATCTGCGTGATGGCTTCCTCGTCGGTAAGATTGCGGACGATACAGGGCATTTCAAAATATCCGGCAAGCTCACTGGCTTTCTGGCGGCGGTGGCCGGACACGATTTCATACCCGCCATCCTCACGGGGCCGGACAATAGCTGGCTGCGTAACGCCCTTGTCTTTGACGCTTTCCACCATAGCCCGCATTTCTTCATCGTCCCGGACTGCGAACGGGTGATTTTTGAAGGCGTGTAGCTCGGACAGGTTAATATATACAATCTGTTCCGGTTCACCCTTGCGCGGGGCCTCCTTCGGTTCCGGCGGCTTCTCCGGCTCCGGGGTAGTGGCTTCCTCTTTAACCGGGGCCTTTTTCTTTGCATCTGAAATAGGCTTGCCGTCCGGCAGTGGGGAAGTACGTTTTCCTTCCATGAAGTCAAGAACTTCTGCTTTTCGGGCCTTTCGTGTCTTTCCACCTTTTTGGGCAGGGGTAAGCTCCGGCTCTTTTCCCGGAGCTTTTTTCTCAGCGACGGGTTTCTGCTTTTCGGCGCGGGGCTTGCGTTCCTTTTTTGCTTCAATTTCGGAAAGCGGTTTTTCCCACTCCTGCCGGGTATCCTCTTTTTCGCTGTCCTTTGCTTCCTGCGGGGTTGCTTTGTCTTGTTGCCCTACCTGTTTTTCCGGGGCGGCGGTCTGTTTGGCTTCACGCGCCGCCTTCTGCTTTTCTGATACAAGCTCATTGATTTTGTCAAACGGCACAACAACGTCGCCGGGGTCGGGGATATGTTCGCCGCCAATATCTAACGGTGTGGACGGCTCAATTTCTGATTCGCCCATTTCCTGCAATGCCGCTTCGCCCTCATGGGCCGGTGTTGCCGCTTCCTCGGCGGTCAGTTCAGGAGCCGGATTGTCACCGGCAATCTCTGGCGGTGTGGTGGCAGGAGCGATTTGTTCTTCTGCCGGAGCTTCATTTACGGGCGTGGTTTTTACATCGTCCGGCCTATTGGGTTCATTTTTTGCCATGCGCTATACCTCCTTCATCTTTGAATGGCATAAAAAAAGGCCTGATTTTTCAATCAAGCCCGGTGGGGATATTGCAATCCCTCCTTTCCACTTCGGGACATATTGGCCCGAAGTGACCGCTACCATACAAAAACACCGCCCATAGTCTCACTAAGGCGGTGTCTTGTGTAATGTGATAGCTTCAAATTTGATTTTATTTTTGCCCTTGTTCCGGGCTATTTTGCAGTTTTCCTAATACGTTTGGCTCATATGTGATAAGCACTAAAATCTCATCTCACCTACTTCCACATAAAGGCCGGGTACCCATCCAAATCCCCCCGGATGAACCGGGCCAACAGCATAGCCTGAGCATAGGGCACAAGTCCCCATTCCATTTTTTCCTGCAGAAAGGGATGCCTTATCTCATCCTGTTTCCTGCTTTGCCAAGCCTTAAGAATAGCTTTTCTCGTATCATCATCCATAATGACCGCTCCGTTTTCCATCCGGGTAAAACCGCCGTCATTGACTTCTCTTTTATTAATTAAAGAAATAACAAACCGGTCCGCATACACGGCCCTCAGCTCTTCCATTAAATCCAGGGCCAGGGAAATCCTCCCCGGCCTGTCCCGGTGCAGAAATCCCACATAGGGGTCCAGCCCAACCGTTTCCAACGCCGCCGCAGTATCATGGGCTAAAAGGGTATAGACAAAGGACAACATGGCATTGACATTGTCCAAGGGAGGACGTTTATTCCGGGAATTAAAATAAAAGTCATCTTTTTGCTGAAGAATCAAATCGTCCAATACTCGAAAGTACTGGGCCGCAGCTTCCCCTTCAAATCCCCGCAGCTGCTCTAAATCCTGACTTTTTTCAACCAGTTTCAAAGCGTTAGCCAGGGTTTGGCAGACTCCTTTCAATTTATCTACATCCAGCCTGGCCCCATGATCCCTTGTTGCCCGCTCAACCACCCAGCGGGCATTATATATTTTTCCCAAGATAAAGGATTTGGCAATTTTATGACTTTCCCCCTCATCCTCCGAAAGCCTGTATTGAGTCTTTCGCAAGGTAACATTGCCCTTAACTTCGCCAACCACCCTGCCCAGGAATTTTCCGCTGGTCTTCATAAAACTCAAGGCAATATTGCGCATTGCGCAGGCACCCATCAGGGCTGGACTGGCACCGGTGTAGCCAAAGGCAATAATACCCTCCAGATTATGCAGGGGAACTCTCAGAGCCTCTGCCTCATCCTTTAAAATCACAATATTTTCTCCATCAAGGGATAAATAAGTATTGGGCGAAGTCACATAGAGGGTATTTAATAATTTTCTCATTTATCAACCTCAATTTCCGAAATAGTCTTCTTCATATAGGCCAGAGCCGATGGATTTTTACACAGCTTAGGCAGACAAAGCTCACTGAGGGAACAAGCTTTGCAGCTCTTTGTCGGCTTTACTTTGGGCGTATACCTTCTGTCGTACAGTTCATGCATCTCTTGGCAAATCGCCTTTACCTGTTCCCGGATCTCCTCGTCAAGCAGCACTTTAAGCCTGTGTTTGGGGTCCCCATAATACAGATACCCTTCGGTAGTGTCACACAAGAGCATTTCTTCCAAGCACATAGCCTGAGCGCATAATTGCAGAACATCCGCATTGCCCTGCTTGGGCTTGCCTCGTTTATACTCCACAGGAACCGGTTTGTACCTTCCCTCCCGGCCATAGAGGGTGACTCCGTCCCGGGACTTGTGGAATTCCACCACATCACAAGTTCCGGTAATCCCTAACGTACGGGAAAAAATTCTCATACTCCGGGATATGATCAAATCTCCCCGCTTTTCCTTGATGGTATTATCGTGGGTTTTCTCGTGCAGGATTCCGCCCTCAACAGTGCGCAAATTTTCCTGCCACTGCTGTTCGATATGGATTAAGGCCCACTGGCGCTTACAAAAGACGAAGTGCTGGATCCCGGACAAGAGCAAAAAATCCTCCTCTTGATATTCCATCGTTAATACCTCATCGCAAATCTTCAGTTCTTTCAAACCAAATTGATGATTTCAAGAACGCATTCCGTTCTGTCCAGAACAATCTCATAAGCGCCAAAGGATTCCGGAACATCTTTTTTGGGGGTGATATGCAAAGCGCGCTGGATCATCGCCGATGTTTCTTTCGGTGTTTTTTCAGCGTGTTCCCACCAGTAAACCCTGCATACTTCGCAGGAGCCGTCCGGTCGCGCCGAGGAGGCATCATTCTCAAATAACGTGCACAAAGCCTCTTTGAGCTTTTTCGCATCCTCGTCAGTGAAACCAGTCTTCTCAGCCAATTGACAATTAATACTGCCGCGGATCACATACAACCCAAAATTAACATAATGCTTCATCCCCATCGTGTCCGATGATTTGCCGCTCTTTCCTGCCTCACTGTTCACGCTTTTAGTAATTTGCATATCCACAATGTCAATGGGGGAAACACTGACGGCTTGCTGAATCGATACCGGGCCGCGCACACCAAGGGATACTTCATCCCCTTTAAAAGCAAACACCTGGCCGAATGCACGTACATCAAACCATTTACGGCAAGCAATTTGCATGCATTTATCTTTATCAGCTTTTTTCCCCTTGCTCATTTCAGCTTTAAATTCCGCATAACCATCCGCTCGATCTTTCAAGCTCTTATGTCCGTCATCCGAACGGTCATCCGACTGGATGAAAATGCATTCGCCCAAATCCTGAAGCCGGTTGCGAAGTTTGCGCTTGATAGCCACGTCCGAAAAGATCCCATATCCCTCATAATCTTCCCGGGGACGGTTTCCATTGAGGGGATCTCCATTGATATTTGCCCGCGTAACCGAGACAATGGCCGCAAAATCAATCTTATTTTGCAGAATGCTCATTTTCGTTCCTCTCCTTCATTATTTTCTTCTTTGTTTTCTTCCTCCGAAGAAGACTGCCCATTAGGCTTGCGTTTCAGTTCTGACCTTTGACAATCATATCCAATCAAATATTTCCCATCGAGGGGATCGACGGAAATACGCTCCTCATATTTAAATAGCTCTGTGATCTCACCGACCAAGTTCTTGTAGAATTCTCTTCCGGAAGGTTTCAGCTGCCTCATATACGGCTGCAAATTATTCCAAATCATTGTCCATGTGCGGAAAGGAGCATGCGAAAAGGCCTTCATATACCGTTCCGCATTTGTAACGCGTGTTTCCCCTTTTTCATAGGTAGATCTCTCCACTCGTTCCGCTACAGCAAGCAGGCGCCCGTAAAGATAACTCCTATTCCGGTTACTTCTATCGAGCTCCATTTTGAAAATCACTCCTTCTCGTTCATTTCTTTGCTTCTTCTCCCAATAGAGTCGTTTTACCATTGAACAGGCGATATGAAGGACTTTATTATAATTAAATTTCGCCTCGTAAGCCAAAGGATTGGAGGCCTTCAGAACTGCAGTACGCACCATGTCCCGAGGAATTGCAGCGCCCTCAATAATACACGGGCGCAATCGTTCAAAAGCGGATACCAGCATGGGAGATTTATTATCACTGTTTTTGGAAAGCTTAAGTTGCGGATTGCTTTTATCCTCCCCCTGTTCCGTACCATAGATCGCCAAAGCAATCTCCTGAATAGAAGCCATTCCTTCGTAAACCTTCAATTTCTTGTCCTGGATATATTCGTGTTTCCAGCAGCAGCTTTCATGCCATGTGCGGAGATTCTTAAGATAACGGGAAGAATCCAGTTCTTTATAATAAGTTATAGCCAATCTCCCGGGAGTCGCGCTGTCAAGGGCAAGAACCACCATATTTGAAATATCGCTCAATTTTGAAGCGTATCCATTCAGAGCCGCATTAAACTTCGCCGCACTGACATAATTCGTCACTGGAACGTCGGCTTCATCCTCCTCAAACAGTGCCACTTCCTCGAATTCCGCCTCATCGTCTTCACCTTCGTCGGATACTTTGGCTAGAATACCGGCCGCACTGTCATAGAAGTTGGGCAAATCCCTCAATGCGTTTTCCCAGGCCACCATACAGACACCGTCTCTGCTGAATCCTTGCCGGCGGATAATCCATTTTAGTGCATTATGCGCTTTCTGGGATGTGATGTAACCTATGGACAGAGCTTCGTTGTAGCCAGTCTCTTTCTCTTTCGTATTAAAACGTCCCCGATACGAAAAATTGCTGTCATCGTTAGCAGAAATCAATTTGGCCTTGGTATCCCATTTGCCCCGTATTTTTACCGGATTTGTTTTAGCAATAGGCATATGTTCCCCAATCATATAGCAAAGGTCCTTTTTTTGAAAAGTAGATGAATAATAGTCTATAAAACTGTGCTGCACCGTTTTGTCAAACCATACGGCACTGTCATGTGCATTGTCTGGATCGCTAAGGATACTATCCGGAGAATTATTGTCATTCATAAAAATCCGAAAGCGTACAAAGGCCTTTTCAACCGACGCATTTTGAATTTTAATCCTGTCAGAAATGATGCCATTTTCATCAGCCAATAGTACCTGACTGTTGATTAAATCCTCTGCGACCGCTTGTTTCGCAACATAGTGATAGATTGCCATCACCTTCGGATGGGAAAAAGGCGATTCACACCATGCTTTGAGGGCCGCAATGTAAAGTGGAAAGGATTCTCTCAGCCTTTCCCTCTTGTTCTGTTTGTCTTTTTCATTTTTTGCGCCGGGAAAATAAAATGTTACCGTTTCCAGCAAATCACCGGCTATATAAGGCAAGCAGTCAAAAAGAGGCAATGCCTTGATTCCGCTGGTTCTGCTTTCGGGATAAGGGACAAGGGTTTCCGCCTCATCTTTTTCCAGCGTTCGCGCGCCTATGAAGTTACCGTTTTGATCAATATGGATTTCAATTTGTGCCTCCATGGTATCGTATCCAATGGGAAGCAGCACTAAATCTCTTCCCTTCCACCTTTCTACTGCCCCGGCTCGATAGGCGTTGGCATCATACAAGGCACAAAGCGACGATACCCAGTTCATTGACTTACCTCCTCAGCAGCAAATTCACCCAGTCCAGAAAAATTGCCCATTGCTTCTCCGAAAGGTTTGACCGGCATTTTATGGAGGATACGTCTGTCCTTGTCCGGAATCTCTTCCGGGTTTGGAAATTCAATTACGCCTTTTTTCATAACAACATGATGGAAGCGCACGCTCATATGCCCCTTTTCAGCATCTCTCACCGCTTCATCCGCATAGGTAAAACCGTGGAGCATATAGCCAAGATTAAGCTCATCCACAAGGTCATATGTTCCAGAGCCTTCTCCGAACACACAAGGTTCAACCGTTCCCTGGCATTCTCTCGTTCCCAGAAAAATGTCCCGCCGTCCACCCCGTTCAATCATGCGCCGGGCAATATTATGGTGTTTGTTCTCATTGCGGTCTGCCGCTAGTTCAGGACGGTTCTCGTTCCATATGAAATGGGCGCGGACTTGATACCGGACGTCTTTAAGATAGGTATAGATCGACAAATCATTTCCGCCATAGTAATTCTTTGTGCGGATCCCCTCTGACAGCGTTTGAATCATGTTCATGACACGAACTGCATCTATAATCCAAATGATCGTAGGCTTCCAGTAGACTGAAGCCAGTATGCCTTTTAATGCTTCATAAGTCGGCACGTAATAGCTTGTTTTTTCCCCTCCCACACGCGTGACCGGATCGGAAAACAGGGCTCTGTCACCGCTTACCAGAAATTCAACGGTATTTCTCTTTACTTCCATAACCATCACCTCCCTTGATTTAAATGATTAACGTTTCCATCTTAATATCCAGGGTTTCATCCACTCCATATTCGCTGTCATAATAGCCCTGCGGGAGTACAAGGATGCCCGCATCTTCCGGTGCAAGAGCAGATCGCTGCTTCCTGATCCAGTCATTTTCTCTTAACTGCACTGTGTATGGCTGCAAATACCGCAGGGCCAGACGTTTTTCTTGAAAAGTAGCCGCCGATCTCAGCTTTTGCAGCCATTTCCCGGCATCACCATCGTATTCAATGCAAACATCCACTTTTCCGTCATCATCAATGACTGAAAACTCTTCACCGGCTTCCCTGAAAGCCTGTTTCATCTGAGGGGGTTGCTGTTGAGGGTATTTTGTTTTAAATCCCTTTTTGCCGGAAGGATTGCTCGTCAGCAAATCGAGCATGGTGTGCTCTGGATCAAACTTGAGGGGATATGCCATTTCCGTCAGCAAAGGTTTGAAATATCTCGCGTAATACTCCCCCATCGCGGCTTTGGACAAAGCCCCTCCCGGATAACGCTCCGGAGATAGCTTCATGCTGTACAGCAATTCCCGTGTAGCCTCTTGAGCTTTTTTGAGATATCCCAGCCTGCCTGCATGTTCATCCCGAATATTGATGATTGAGACTATTCCATAGGACGTTTCATAATTGCGATTACAGCGTCCCGCTGCTTGTACAATGCTGTCCAGGCCGGTCAATGAACGGACGACCCTTTCAAAAGAAACATCCACTCCCGCTTCTATTAAAGAAGTACTGATGCAAATGATTTTTTCGTTGGAATCTTTCTGCGCAAGCAGTTTGCACATTTCCTGCAATACGTTGCTGCGATGAGCAGGGCACATGTTGGTGGATAAATGGAAAATCCGGTATTGAGTTTTTTCTCTAACCATGTCCCGAATATGCTTAAAAATTTTACGAGCACACGCTTTGGTGTTTACAATAGCCAGTACCGAGTTTGCGCTATCCAGTTGTCTGACAATAAAACCGGCTGCTTCTTCCATTGAAAATCCCTGCTCAGTCATGCAGTCTGTGATTTGTACACGCCGGAAGGCCTCACCGTATTTTTCTTCATTTTCAATAATGCTTTGCGGCTGCAGAATGCGGTAATTATCAAGTCTGTCCAAAAGGGGTTGGGTGGCTGAGCAAAGTACTACCGAGGTTTTACAAAAAGACGCCAAGAAATTCATTGCTGCGTTAAAGAGCTTTAACACTTTTATCGGCAGAGCTTGAATTTCATCCAGAATAATCACTGAATTTCCCAGTGCCTGCATACGGCGCAGGTAGGATGTTTTTCCCGCGAACAACGTATTCAGAAACTGAACGGCTGTGGTAGCCACAACAGGTGACTGTGCCCAGTTTTCAATCAATGATTGATACCTCTTCTCGTCTTCACTCTCATCAGAATCAAAGATAATGTTTGAATGATGCTCAAGCACAGCATTGGCGTTCCCAATAAATTTAGAAATTTCCGATGCGTTTTGTTCCAGAATGGAATTAAAGGGCGCAATATATAAAATGCGCTGTTTCTCATAACGCCGGGCAGTATGTAAAGCATACCGGAGAGCGGCTAAGGTTTTTCCTGCGCCGCAGGGTACTACCAACCGAAGAATTCCGGCCTCACCCGCATCAAATTCTGCACAGGACCTTGATATTTCCGCTCGGTGTGGATCCAAACTGGATGGTTTTTTCCCCTTTTGCAGTTCTTCAAGTCTTGCTTCATAATATTTGAGATAATTCTCCCACATTTCCTTGCGCTCGGCCGGCGTTTTGATCTGCGGCAATGAGGTCTTATCTTCAAAGCAAGCGGTATCTGTGCGATCGGCATCAATGACAATAGAGGTAAGTAAGCGGGTGAACATCGACAAATAAAAATGCTGCGAACCTAAAAACTCGCTTTTGCCCTGTAACAATCGAATTTTCTCTACAATAGACCGGGCGTCGCGGCAGGCACCTACAAATTCATTGTTGATAAAATCCTCACCATAATGCTGATATATCACCTTTTTTACACCTTCATAGGAATCGGAAACCTTTTCTGCCCCCTCCGCAAAAACAGCATCGCCGTCTAAAGAAAGGCAGTTTCTCAGTCCATGATGACTCATAATGACTGTTCGGATTATTTCCCCAGTTAGTTTAGAATACACATCCTTTGGGGAAGCCAATTCATTAACAAGTATCGCGCCATGGGTCGAATGGATGACTGAACCGCGGACAACCCGCTTTCCCTCAGCTGCAGCCTGAATATATGCAGCAAATCCCGGTGTGTTTTTGCCATCATCATGATGCCGTCCTGCAAGCTTCGCCATCTTTGCAACGCCGTATTGCAGTGCCACGGCAGCAGCGAGATCCGCTACATGGTCATTGTGCTCATCCACATATTGTTCTCTCTTATCGGCTTTACGAATATGAGCAATAAAACGCTTAGAATGCATGCAATTTTTCATCTCTTCCTGCCTTACCAATAACTCTTTACTTCCAGCTTAGATTATTACTTGTCTTATAAAAAGATTTTTGAGCTAAATTTTTGGCTAATTCAGCCACACGGTACAGGTGCTCTCTAGCACTTTGTACTTCAGCGGTTGACTGGTTGATGTTTGGGTTATAGTCTGAGTTGAATCGGTTATTACACTAATAGAATATATTACCAAGACAATTACCACAAATAACATAATCCGCTTCCACAGTCCCAAGGCCCCCTTGACACTGTGACACATTATTGGGCGTTTTTTGGCCTGTCTTACTTATCAACATGTTCCCTGGGACGTAGGTAGAAAACATTGCACCTCTTTTTAATTCAATTCCTAAAATTCTCAAACCATACAACCCGCACCACTGGCTGGTTTTCATCATGTGACTGTTTTCAAAGAAATGATATTTTTCACCTTATTTTTGATGGTTGATTAGGTAGAGTTTTGTGAAACCTAAAAGTGTAATTACCGTTAATGTCTATATTAACCTGCAGGTCTTTAACCTTGAAGAGACCATCCTTGTCAGCAAAATTATTCAAATCCATATTCTTTTTATCCATAAATAGTTCTCTCCTTCTCTTGCCCCAATCATCTGTATGGAAGGTTGCCGATTAACTCTTGGATTAAATTTTCGTAATCTCACTTACTATGTTGGTGTAACCGGCTTAAACCGGGAACCTCACTAAGCAGTCACAAGATTAACAGTCACGCCGCCTTAAATGATATGCATTGATGTCAACCTATTTCTTGAAATATTCGACAATTCATCCTTAAATGAGGAATTATCTTTGAATAGGACCGAGATAGATATTATTGGAAATTTGCTGACAAGGGTAGCCAATTTTAAAGTGTAGTGTGCGGGGATAGGTGGCAGCCAAAAAAATAGGCCCACTCACCTGGCATGTGCGGCTTGCACACGCCCAGGTGAGCGGGCTTTTGGGGAAAGGCATATATACTCTGAAATTCATTCGTACAAAATTACATTAGAGCTGCGCAAGTACGGCGCTATCGCGCCCCCACACCGACTGGTATTTTCATGCTGCGTGGTACCGCGTATGGCGACATGCTTTGTTTTTTCGTAGAATAGGCAGGTATTTTAGCGCGTTTAACCTGCATCAAACTTCCACTCCTTTTCCACCTTCTCATGCACCCCCAGGGGCTCGTCACCTTCCGTGAGGTCCATGAATTCCTTTTCCTCAACACACAAGCTATCACTGCCAAGCAGCTCCTGGCTTTTTTGCTCCGTGTTTGCTGCGGCTTGTTTTTTGGCGTCGAAGTCGAGCAGGCTGACCTGGACCCGGCTCAGCTCAACCAGCACCTGCTCGTTGGGCTTGAATTGCTTTAGCTCTAAAAGGTTCTCG encodes:
- a CDS encoding ParB/RepB/Spo0J family partition protein is translated as MAKNEPNRPDDVKTTPVNEAPAEEQIAPATTPPEIAGDNPAPELTAEEAATPAHEGEAALQEMGESEIEPSTPLDIGGEHIPDPGDVVVPFDKINELVSEKQKAAREAKQTAAPEKQVGQQDKATPQEAKDSEKEDTRQEWEKPLSEIEAKKERKPRAEKQKPVAEKKAPGKEPELTPAQKGGKTRKARKAEVLDFMEGKRTSPLPDGKPISDAKKKAPVKEEATTPEPEKPPEPKEAPRKGEPEQIVYINLSELHAFKNHPFAVRDDEEMRAMVESVKDKGVTQPAIVRPREDGGYEIVSGHRRQKASELAGYFEMPCIVRNLTDEEAITQMVEDNTNQRENILPSERAKALKMQLEAIKRQGARADLSTSGQDAPKLENGQRSNQVVAERNKMTVKQVQRYIKLNDLVPDLMKMVDEKKIAFTPAVEMAYIKPKNQRYIAVAIEGQQSAPSLSQAQRMRELDGKGILNADVIDGIMLEEKKEADKVIISSQELSQYFGKDKTPREMKDTIIKLLDEWKGQQKDIAKPEKQAEQEK
- the cas1c gene encoding type I-C CRISPR-associated endonuclease Cas1c encodes the protein MRKLLNTLYVTSPNTYLSLDGENIVILKDEAEALRVPLHNLEGIIAFGYTGASPALMGACAMRNIALSFMKTSGKFLGRVVGEVKGNVTLRKTQYRLSEDEGESHKIAKSFILGKIYNARWVVERATRDHGARLDVDKLKGVCQTLANALKLVEKSQDLEQLRGFEGEAAAQYFRVLDDLILQQKDDFYFNSRNKRPPLDNVNAMLSFVYTLLAHDTAAALETVGLDPYVGFLHRDRPGRISLALDLMEELRAVYADRFVISLINKREVNDGGFTRMENGAVIMDDDTRKAILKAWQSRKQDEIRHPFLQEKMEWGLVPYAQAMLLARFIRGDLDGYPAFMWK
- the cas4 gene encoding CRISPR-associated protein Cas4, with the protein product MEYQEEDFLLLSGIQHFVFCKRQWALIHIEQQWQENLRTVEGGILHEKTHDNTIKEKRGDLIISRSMRIFSRTLGITGTCDVVEFHKSRDGVTLYGREGRYKPVPVEYKRGKPKQGNADVLQLCAQAMCLEEMLLCDTTEGYLYYGDPKHRLKVLLDEEIREQVKAICQEMHELYDRRYTPKVKPTKSCKACSLSELCLPKLCKNPSALAYMKKTISEIEVDK
- the cas7c gene encoding type I-C CRISPR-associated protein Cas7/Csd2, which translates into the protein MSILQNKIDFAAIVSVTRANINGDPLNGNRPREDYEGYGIFSDVAIKRKLRNRLQDLGECIFIQSDDRSDDGHKSLKDRADGYAEFKAEMSKGKKADKDKCMQIACRKWFDVRAFGQVFAFKGDEVSLGVRGPVSIQQAVSVSPIDIVDMQITKSVNSEAGKSGKSSDTMGMKHYVNFGLYVIRGSINCQLAEKTGFTDEDAKKLKEALCTLFENDASSARPDGSCEVCRVYWWEHAEKTPKETSAMIQRALHITPKKDVPESFGAYEIVLDRTECVLEIINLV
- the cas8c gene encoding type I-C CRISPR-associated protein Cas8c/Csd1 translates to MNWVSSLCALYDANAYRAGAVERWKGRDLVLLPIGYDTMEAQIEIHIDQNGNFIGARTLEKDEAETLVPYPESRTSGIKALPLFDCLPYIAGDLLETVTFYFPGAKNEKDKQNKRERLRESFPLYIAALKAWCESPFSHPKVMAIYHYVAKQAVAEDLINSQVLLADENGIISDRIKIQNASVEKAFVRFRIFMNDNNSPDSILSDPDNAHDSAVWFDKTVQHSFIDYYSSTFQKKDLCYMIGEHMPIAKTNPVKIRGKWDTKAKLISANDDSNFSYRGRFNTKEKETGYNEALSIGYITSQKAHNALKWIIRRQGFSRDGVCMVAWENALRDLPNFYDSAAGILAKVSDEGEDDEAEFEEVALFEEDEADVPVTNYVSAAKFNAALNGYASKLSDISNMVVLALDSATPGRLAITYYKELDSSRYLKNLRTWHESCCWKHEYIQDKKLKVYEGMASIQEIALAIYGTEQGEDKSNPQLKLSKNSDNKSPMLVSAFERLRPCIIEGAAIPRDMVRTAVLKASNPLAYEAKFNYNKVLHIACSMVKRLYWEKKQRNEREGVIFKMELDRSNRNRSYLYGRLLAVAERVERSTYEKGETRVTNAERYMKAFSHAPFRTWTMIWNNLQPYMRQLKPSGREFYKNLVGEITELFKYEERISVDPLDGKYLIGYDCQRSELKRKPNGQSSSEEENKEENNEGEERK
- the cas5c gene encoding type I-C CRISPR-associated protein Cas5c, whose product is MEVKRNTVEFLVSGDRALFSDPVTRVGGEKTSYYVPTYEALKGILASVYWKPTIIWIIDAVRVMNMIQTLSEGIRTKNYYGGNDLSIYTYLKDVRYQVRAHFIWNENRPELAADRNENKHHNIARRMIERGGRRDIFLGTRECQGTVEPCVFGEGSGTYDLVDELNLGYMLHGFTYADEAVRDAEKGHMSVRFHHVVMKKGVIEFPNPEEIPDKDRRILHKMPVKPFGEAMGNFSGLGEFAAEEVSQ
- the cas3 gene encoding CRISPR-associated helicase Cas3' — encoded protein: MVRQEEMKNCMHSKRFIAHIRKADKREQYVDEHNDHVADLAAAVALQYGVAKMAKLAGRHHDDGKNTPGFAAYIQAAAEGKRVVRGSVIHSTHGAILVNELASPKDVYSKLTGEIIRTVIMSHHGLRNCLSLDGDAVFAEGAEKVSDSYEGVKKVIYQHYGEDFINNEFVGACRDARSIVEKIRLLQGKSEFLGSQHFYLSMFTRLLTSIVIDADRTDTACFEDKTSLPQIKTPAERKEMWENYLKYYEARLEELQKGKKPSSLDPHRAEISRSCAEFDAGEAGILRLVVPCGAGKTLAALRYALHTARRYEKQRILYIAPFNSILEQNASEISKFIGNANAVLEHHSNIIFDSDESEDEKRYQSLIENWAQSPVVATTAVQFLNTLFAGKTSYLRRMQALGNSVIILDEIQALPIKVLKLFNAAMNFLASFCKTSVVLCSATQPLLDRLDNYRILQPQSIIENEEKYGEAFRRVQITDCMTEQGFSMEEAAGFIVRQLDSANSVLAIVNTKACARKIFKHIRDMVREKTQYRIFHLSTNMCPAHRSNVLQEMCKLLAQKDSNEKIICISTSLIEAGVDVSFERVVRSLTGLDSIVQAAGRCNRNYETSYGIVSIINIRDEHAGRLGYLKKAQEATRELLYSMKLSPERYPGGALSKAAMGEYYARYFKPLLTEMAYPLKFDPEHTMLDLLTSNPSGKKGFKTKYPQQQPPQMKQAFREAGEEFSVIDDDGKVDVCIEYDGDAGKWLQKLRSAATFQEKRLALRYLQPYTVQLRENDWIRKQRSALAPEDAGILVLPQGYYDSEYGVDETLDIKMETLII